The following coding sequences are from one Lolium rigidum isolate FL_2022 chromosome 6, APGP_CSIRO_Lrig_0.1, whole genome shotgun sequence window:
- the LOC124665681 gene encoding aldo-keto reductase family 4 member C10-like, translating into MAAAHFTLNTGARVPSVGLGTYKAAPGVVTDVVGAAVKAGYRHIDCASMYKNEKEIGVALKKVLDDGVVRREDLFITSKIWCSDLAPEDVAPAIDSTLEDLQLDYVDLYLIHWPFQLKKGTEISPENFVQPDIPKTWQAMEQLYDSGKARAIGVSNFSSKKLGDLLSVARVPPAVDQVECHLGWQQAKLRAFCRSNGVHLSAYAPLGRMKDVASNPVVSSIAESLGKTPAQIALRWGLQQGQSVLPKSANESRLKENIDLFDWSIPEELCAKLSEIKQAKQIKGDSFVHPQSVYKTYEELFDGEI; encoded by the exons ATGGCCGCCGCCCACTTCACGCTGAACACCGGCGCCCGCGTCCCCTCCGTGGGCCTCGGCACCTACAAGGCCGCTCCGGGAGTCGTCACCGACGTGGTCGGCGCGGCCGTCAAG GCAGGGTACCGGCACATCGACTGCGCGTCGATGTACAAGAACGAGAAGGAG ATTGGTGTTGCTCTGAAGAAGGTCTTGGACGATGGCGTGGTCAGGCGAGAAGACCTTTTCATCACCTCCAAGATATG GTGTAGTGATCTCGCGCCTGAAGACGTTGCACCTGCAATCGACAGTACGCTGGAGGATCTGCAGCTGGATTATGTGGATCTGTATCTG ATCCACTGGCCATTCCAGCTCAAGAAAGGCACCGAGATCAGCCCCGAGAACTTTGTCCAGCCTGACATACCCAAGACCTGGCAGGCAATGGAGCAGCTCTACGATTCAGGCAAAGCTCGCGCGATCGGCGTCAGCAATTTCTCCTCCAAGAAGCTGGGCGATCTGCTTAGCGTCGCCCGTGTTCCTCCGGCCGTCGATCAGGTCGAGTGCCACCTCGGCTGGCAGCAGGCGAAACTGAGAGCGTTTTGCCGGTCCAATGGAGTTCATCTGTCG GCGTATGCGCCCTTGGGTAGGATGAAAGACGTCGCCAGTAACCCGGTGGTGTCGTCGATAGCCGAAAGCCTTGGAAAAACTCCGGCTCAGATTGCTCTGCGCTGGGGTCTTCAGCAGGGTCAGAGTGTCCTTCCCAAGAGTGCCAACGAATCGAGGTTGAAGGAGAACATTGATCTGTTTGACTGGTCTATTCCTGAAGAACTGTGCGCCAAGCTTTCTGAAATCAAACAG GCTAAGCAAATCAAAGGAGATTCATTTGTGCACCCGCAGAGCGTTTACAAAACCTACGAAGAGCTCTTCGATGGAGAAATCTGA
- the LOC124665343 gene encoding aldo-keto reductase family 4 member C10-like translates to MASHFVLNTGAKIPSVGLGTWQSDPGVVGEAVYAAVKAGYRHIDCARAYNNEKEVGLALKKLFEEGVVKREDLFITSKLWCGHHAPEDVPVALDESLSDLQLDYLDLYLIHWPFSVKKGSSISNPENYVTPNIPATWGAMEKLHDAGKARAIGVSNFASKKLGDLLALARIPPAVDQVECHPGWQQTKLHSFCQSKGVHLSAYSPLGSPGSTWMNGNVLKEPVVISIAEKLGKTPAQVALRWNIQMGHSVLPKSVSEDRIKQNFDVYDWSIPDDLLAKFSEIKQTRLLMGNFIVNKDSIYKTHEELWDGEI, encoded by the exons ATGGCGAGCCACTTCGTGCTCAACACCGGCGCCAAGATCCCCTCCGTGGGGCTCGGCACCTGGCAGTCCGACCCCGGCGTCGTCGGCGAGGCCGTCTACGCCGCCGTCAAG GCAGGGTACCGGCACATCGATTGCGCCAGAGCCTACAACAACGAGAAGGAG GTGGGCTTGGCTCTGAAGAAACTATTTGAAGAGGGTGTAGTCAAGCGCGAAGATCTGTTTATCACCTCTAAGCTATG GTGTGGTCATCATGCCCCAGAAGATGTGCCTGTGGCACTTGATGAATCCCTGAGTGACCTGCAGCTTGACTACTTGGATCTTTACCTT ATCCATTGGCCATTTAGTGTCAAGAAGGGATCCAGTATTAGCAACCCTGAAAATTACGTAACACCTAACATCCCAGCTACATGGGGAGCAATGGAGAAGCTACATGATGCTGGCAAAGCTCGTGCAATTGGTGTGAGCAACTTTGCATCGAAGAAACTGGGGGACTTGCTTGCTCTTGCTCGCATACCTCCAGCTGTTGACCAGGTGGAGTGCCATCCTGGTTGGCAGCAAACTAAACTCCATAGCTTCTGCCAGTCAAAGGGTGTTCACCTCTCT GCGTACTCACCACTAGGTTCACCTGGATCAACATGGATGAATGGTAATGTCCTTAAAGAACCTGTTGTCATTTCAATCGCAGAGAAGCTTGGCAAAACTCCTGCACAAGTAGCGCTGCGCTGGAATATTCAGATGGGTCACAGTGTACTCCCAAAGAGCGTGAGTGAAGATCGTATAAAGCAGAACTTTGATGTTTATGACTGGTCAATTCCGGATGACTTGCTTGCGAAGTTCTCTGAGATTAAGCAG ACTAGGCTGCTCATGGGCAACTTCATCGTGAACAAAGACAGCATCTACAAGACCCACGAGGAGCTCTGGGACGGGGAAATTTAG
- the LOC124665776 gene encoding ultraviolet-B receptor UVR8-like, which yields MNGGGGGGEVGLVGGGEEAMEEDGAQGAGRGQVVLMWGYLPGVSPQRSPMLGPVPVRLPPAAAGDEWKDVCGGGCGFAMAISESGKLLTWGSTDDMGQSYVTAGKHEETPEAFPLPSDVAIVRADAGWAHCVAITDEGVVYTWGWKECVPTGRIVAEQSSVGTLEKDGRQSTTANDQVSPKSQVSRTSSGAASGPSESRGTEDSTKRRRLSSAKQAQDSSTSNDENLSAPPCIVTFNTGVKISAVAAGGRHTLALSDFGQVWGWGYGGEGQLGLGSRIRTVSSPHPIPCIESASYGKDRPAAMKGNKNAEGHITKVMGNRVNSIACGGRHSVAVTDSGALLAFGWGLYGQCGQGNTDDVLSPTCVSSILGVKMQDVAAGLWHTVCISADGGVYSFGGNQFGQLGIGSDQAETIPKLVEAPSLEDKNARSVSCGARHSAIITDEGEVFCWGWNKYGQLGLGDSMDRNVPCMVPVEAYRPLNVSCGWWHTLVLAESPT from the exons atgaacggcggcggcggcggcggggaagtgGGTTTAGTAGGGGGAGGGGAggaggccatggaggaggacGGCGCGCAGGGGGCGGGGAGGGGGCAGGTGGTGCTGATGTGGGGGTACCTCCCCGGCGTCTCGCCGCAACGCTCGCCGATGCTGGGCCCCGTGCCCGTCAGGCTGcccccggcggcggccggcgacgagtGGAAGGACGTCTGCGGCGGAGGGTGCGGCTTCGCCATGGCCATCTCCG AGTCCGGAAAACTCCTCACCTGGGGCTCTACTGACGATATGGGTCAAAGTTATGTGACTGCTGGGAAGCACGAG GAGACTCCAGAGGCTTTTCCTCTTCCTAGTGATGTTGCGATAGTGAGGGCTGACGCTGGGTGGGCTCACTGTGTTGCAATAACAG ATGAAGGGGTTGTCTATACATGGGGTTGGAAAGAATGTGTCCCAACTGGAAGGATCGTCGCAGAACAATCTTCAGTTGGAACTTTGGAGAAGGATGGAAGACAGAGCACAACTGCCAATGACCAAG TCAGCCCCAAGTCACAGGTGTCTAGGACAAGCAGCGGAGCGGCATCTGGTCCTTCTGAAAGTAGAGGTACCGAGGATAGCACAAAGAGACGCCGGTTATCTTCAGCAAAACAGGCACAAGACAGTTCGACATCTAATGATGAAAACCTTTCCGCACCACCTTGTATTGTCACATTTAATACTGGAGTGAAAATATCAGCAGTAGCTGCTGGTGGTCGGCATACATTAGCACTATCAG ATTTTGGTCAGGTATGGGGATGGGGatatggaggagaagggcaaCTGGGCCTGGGGTCCAGAATCAGGACAGTTTCCTCTCCTCATCCTATACCCTGCATTGAATCGGCTTCGTATGGCAAGGATCGGCCAGCAGCTATGAAAGGCAACAAAAACGCTGAAGGGCATATCACGAAGGTCATGGGAAATCGTGTGAATTCCATTGCTTGTGGAGGACGCCATAGTGTTGCGGTAACAG ATTCAGGAGCACTTCTTGCATTTGGGTGGGGACTGTATGGACAG TGTGGACAAGGGAACACGGATGATGTTTTGAGTCCAACATGTGTATCATCTATTCTAGGGGTGAAGATGCAAGATGTTGCTGCAGGGTTATGGCACACTGTATGTATATCTGCAGATGGGGGTGTCTATTCGTTCGGAGGCAACCAGTTCGGGCAGCTAGGGATTGGTTCTGATCAGGCTGAG ACTATACCAAAATTGGTGGAAGCCCCAAGCTTGGAGGATAAGAATGCAAGATCGGTTTCCTGTGGAGCTCGTCATAGTGCGATAATAACAG ATGAAGGGGAGGTCTTCTGCTGGGGATGGAACAAGTACGGCCAG CTGGGTCTCGGCGACTCTATGGACAGAAATGTGCCATGCATGGTTCCTGTGGAAGCCTATCGCCCGCTGAATGTGTCATGTGGTTGGTGGCACACATTGGTGCTCGCGGAGTCTCCTACGTGA